In Alosa alosa isolate M-15738 ecotype Scorff River chromosome 10, AALO_Geno_1.1, whole genome shotgun sequence, the genomic stretch ACATTACTTCTGATGCATATGACAGCACAGTCCAAAAACAAGTCTACTGCGCTTGGCATCGATGAAAGGTTGCTATTGTACAGACAACGGCCAGCATGGGTCATAGCAAACCTGTAGCTTCATGCACCGAACTGCTGACAATGGCAAATCCGCTCTAATTCTAACGTTAGGTCAACGCGGGCCACTGATTAGCCCCGAACGTCAGCCAATGTGGACGCTGTGATTAGCATTAATCATTGGCAAATTcaagttcagtttcacaaagTACTTCTTTCAGCTAATGTACATAACGTTACAGTATTGTCCAGACTTAGCTAGCCAACACTATTCATCACTACGCCTCTTCCAGTCAGctatacaaacacaaatatgaATATGTTTGTCAGCTAATACCTCACCACCCGACAAGTATCTCGCAACCTTCTACTGATAGGATCCATAACGTTAATGCAGTGCATGGCTCACCTTACCATATGTTAGCTAATCAGCTATGTTAGCTTGCTTGCTAGTTAGCTTGCCATAACTTAACAGCAATCTATCTTATAGCCAGTCGtataataataaatgttaaCAGTTAAAGACTTAGCAGGGGGGAAAAACAGGAGATAACTGCTGCGATGACGCCTTAATGGCTTGATTCTACATGTTGGTCAAATTCTCTAGAACTACTGTCCAGCAGTGATCAAAGGCATAATGTTAACGTTACATCCAGCTAGTTCAGTGGATATTATAACTGTTAACCTACGCTCGCTATCGCCGTATGGCTAACCCAAAACAGATAGTAACCTACATAAACAAATGACCCACTAACAATTGAGCTGTTGTGGTTGTTGAACTAAGTAAAACAAACAAGCCAGTGTTACAGTCTGGCACACTGATGTTTATTACTGATGCAATAACACATTTAGCATCTCCATTGGGTTCACTTATTTATGCAACTACCTTGCTAGCCTGCCAACTGGACTAGCAAGCTATCTACAATCGTTATAACATTAGCTGGCCCCAAACATTGTCCGCATTCAAACCGCATATGCTAACACACTTTAGCTTGCCTTGTGTGTAAAACAGTATCTAGGTTAACTGGTCACTTAGCCAGCTAGCTCTGTACTTTGCTAGTTAGGCGTTAGCCTGCGTTACTCACCCTTCTCTGGCCTGGCCTGCACTTAGGAGAGTGCAAAATTGCTTCTAATAGTTAAGTTATGGTGAGTGCCAAATCTTCGTTTCTACCACCAAGCACCGCATTCCACAGCGCACACAGTCAACGACTTCTAATCAACAAAATTTCTGTGTAGTTGTTGTCATGCGACTTTATTGGCCTGTCCGCTCAACGACCTCCTTTGACAGCCGCGATGATCAGACGTAGTTTGCCTCAATGCCACTGCTACTCACCGTCTTTCGGTCTCTGCCGCTCCACAACCATCGAGCTCCTGCTCCCTCCGGCAGTGAGTGAAGTCTACGTAGTCATTGCCAAACTCTATCTTGGCTAAAAAACACAGAGCTGCCAAGTTGCTCAATTGCACCCTCTATGGGCCACGAAACAAAGCATTACTTCTCAATGCCAGACGGTCTGGTTTTATGGATTTATTTAAGTAGGCTAGGTttgatttggggggggggggggcatgtaaCAACACTTTGATTTTAGAGGGGGCATGCAACAGAGCTTTAGTGATTTTACGCACACGGCCGCCCCTGTTTCAGGCTTTGGCTTCAGCCTAAACTATAATAATGTTCTGGCACTGCCGGCACCAGGGTGGcccctgagtggtttgtcctggtgtTTTTGCGTTTCTCTTTAGTGAGATACGCACTCAATCGTATCTAAATATGACTCAAATGTGGCAACGGtggcggtgatagcctacacttaatgtgaatcgcgcacaataaccaaagaaaggaatttgcacctccattcactAAATAAAGGCTGTAGTAGGGTGATTCTCCAACATTTTCagaaaatgaaacatttttaattaaaatattactgGCATAATTTGTTTCCCCAGTATTCCTAGATACCTGCCCTGAAGTTGGCTGTGCTGATTTTTATGgaataatatgttttttttttttcatttttccagaCATCGCAAAAGCAATGATCATTCCCACAACCGAACAAAAACAAGCCAACCTGTCTTTATCACTACCATGGAGACAGATGACCGGAAAAAACGGTCGTGGAAATGACATTTTCCCACTTTCCCTCTAATATCTCATGTTTGACTAGCCTATTAGTGTTAGTTTTAGAGTTAGCATTAAACAATCTTAAATTACACCTAATGAAATTGTAAAAATCCAGAATTTTTCCCATCGGAATGAATTATGAGCGGTTCAGAAATGAATTTCTCATATTTACCTTGATATATCTCCTATGTATTAAAAACCCTTAGAGTACCgccacaccggtgtgacgggaatgttgggaaattaacattctaaagaatatctgggttcattgaattcaacatagaattttagaaccttcaattgttgcggaacttagaatgttcaaaaacctacacctttaagggttaacccaaagatccttgattacttaGCCTCTCTGGTTAACCTCTGCTGGGATCATTCTTTCATTCAGCCATGTGGATCCCTCTGGAGTGTTAGTTGCTATGGTTACTGAGTATACAAATCTAGAATACTGAGCCTGGGACTGCATTTTTTGCAGAGGTGTGGAAATGACGGTGAACCCAAGGGACAAGtgtttaacatgtttaaaaTATGCCAAAtcgaaaataaatataaaaacaaatagTAGATTTGAATGAATTGGGTTATAATGCATACTTTCTGTTTGAATTTAAAATTATATCAGTATTAGATTTTAAGTGAGATAAGGTCGAAGACCCAAAGTCTGGCCTAGGGACAGAGGCAAAATAGTAAAAAACGCATATAAAATGTCTTCTATTttataaaaaacaacataattgaACAATGATTTTTATATATAGGTTCCCCTAAATATGTAGTAagtgtgaaataaataaaaaagtggaaatgttttttatttgttttaatataTGTCAAGGAGGGAAAAAGTACCATAGTTGGAGAATCACCCAGTAGTGTTTCTACaagttggcacaaaacgtaatttctgtcagaaaccagcCTATAATGCATGGGATAACgtgaggtgagtcagacagaagatgggcctgtcttattagcctattcctgaatcctgtccttTTCAAACTGGGttaaaattgtgtgtgattagccGCCATAATAAAACCCAAGcctatgagtctaagccttTGTTTAGAAAAATAGCCCAAGCCTCTTAAGTGACGTTACCTCTTCTCCACTGctcttctctttcacacacacacacacacacacacactctttctacaAAACTCACctgaagtcatcatttaaagggtcattttttttttcatcttccAGGAGAGCATGCCCCcggacacccccccccccatcttaaCTGGGGTGGGGGGCTTTTTGCATCAATACCCAagggttcataatccatccatgtcTGTCAAAAGTTTGGAAAACCCTAATTGACTGATTTAACTAAAGACTTATTTGTGATTTTTAATTTTGCATGCCACCCCCCACACCACATTTCAGCTGGATTTCTGAAGCTGCGTGTAATCGAATGTCCCTCAAACACATGCCATACAAAAACAGTGAACAATGCCAGCACCAAATACACATGATAATGATGTACTACAATATAGATAATTGGGATCCACTGGGAAATAGCTCCCTCTAGTGTGCGTCTACAAAAACTGTTGTAGTGTGAATTTCCTTTCCTCACTCCCTCCTAATTTCCCCCCACATTGCATGGCTTTGTCCTCCATTTTCCCTGACTCCAACACTTGGTGAAAAGAAAGGCAGATTTATGTcagatgtttgtgtttatttattatttctggTCTGTTTCTTAGACCCGGTTCATATTCACAATCCAGAGAAGAATCCAGTTGGAAACTGTAAAACTTGTCTCCTGTATGCTCCTCCAGTCACAAAGGCTTTAATCTCAGAGATCTACATACAATAAAATGTCAAGTGGAATAGGTTATCTCtcttcaaaaaaataaatagagcCCAGTTTTTACACAAAAAAAGGGGGACCTGTTTCTTCACTAATACCTTCCCCTGCTCTCCTTCACCAGTTTGAAGAACCGCTGTGATGTCCTCCATGGCACCTGGTGCCCATCAACAGAGCGGGTACACATGAGGCAGACACCACAGCATGTCACGCATGCAGACAGCCTTTATGTACAGAACACAAAACATTACGAGTGAACACAACATGACCACCGCAGCACGGCGGAGTCGCTGCCTGCTTCAGCcagcctgggtgtgtgtgagtgtgtgtcaagCGTAGACatctgggaacacacacacacacaccgaacacaCTTGCAGAGACACAGGCTGAAGGCAACTCCTTGGTCCAGAGGAAGGACATTCAGCTGATAGGGGGATGAACTACCGAGCAAAACACAAGGCCGAGGAGCAAAAAGGCGATCTGTGGGTAGCTTAAAGTATAAAGTAAAAAGTgtctatatatatgtgtgtgtgtgtgtgtgtgtgtgtgtgtgtgtgtgtgtgtttttttctctctggtcACAATCCCATGATTTTATAGTAGCGTTTGAGGACTTCCCACGGTGGGGTTGGGTTGGTGAGGTGAGGGCGTCCCAGTCTCGAGTTCATGGTATAAAAAAAAGCCCCAGGGGTTGAGGGGGCTCACTGGTACTGTCTGTAGTCTCCGAAAGATGGCGCTGGCATGGGCGCTGGCTCCTCCGCAAACTGGGGACCTGGagcatgaagagagagagagaagtcggACATCGCAcgcgtcacacacacatcacagagtcCGTCAACCATGACAGCAAAGACAGTCCATCTTCACAGACTAAGGGACGAGCTcaagctatgtgtgtgttggctagGGGACgagctcaggtgtgtgtgtgttggctaaaGGACgagctcaggtgtgtgtgtgttggctaagGGACGAGCtcaagctatgtgtgtgtgtaggttaagGGACGAGCtcaagctatgtgtgtgtgttgctatgtgtgtgtgttggctaagGGACGAGCtcaagctatgtgtgtgtgtaggttaagGGACGAGCtcaagctatgtgtgtgtgttgctatgtgtgtgtgttggctaagGGACGAGCtcaagctatgtgtgtgtgttggctaagGGACGAGCTCAAGCTATATGTGTGTAGGTTAAGGGACGAGCtcaagcaatgtgtgtgtgttgactgggGGACgagctcaggtgtgtgtgttggctaggGGACGAGCtcaagctatgtgtgtgtgttgactgggGGACgagctcaggtgtgtgtgttggctgggggacgagctcaggtgtgtgtgttggctgggggacgagctcaggtgtgtgtgttggctgggggacgagctcaggtgtgtgtgttggctgggggacgagctcaggtgtgtgtgttggctggggGACGAGCttaagctatgtgtgtgtgttgactgggGGACgagctcaggtgtgtgtgttggctgggcAGGTGGACTCACCTGTGGGGAACTGTGAGGAGGCGAACCGGGTGAGCAGGATGCCCGCTCCCTCGATCAACGCCAGGAGGATGCCGCCCATGGCAGCCGAGCCTACCATGGCAACAGggccatctgcacacacacacacacacacacacacacacacacacacagacacacacagtgagaaagAGCAGCACACATTCTGGACACAGGGTGGGTcggtcactcacacactcacatttattcatcggcaaacacacaaaaaacatttacTGTACAGGGTTGACACATTTACTGTACAGGGTTGACTGATACAAAATGTAACCTGTGTCACCATCACATATGCAGCCTAAACAGAGTGGACAGATTTCATCTTTCAGACAGTTTCCATCCCAGTGCTCCCactgacaagtgtgtgtgtgtgtgtgtgtgtgtgtgtgtgtgtgtgtggtgtgggtgtgtgtgcgtgcgtgcgtgtatgtgcgtgcgtgcgtgcgtgtgtctgtgcgcgtgcgtgtgcggcAGGAGACTCACTCCTAGCAGCGAGGATGGCGCCGGTCATGgctccactggtgtgtgtgtgtgtgcgtgtgcgtgtgcggcaGGAGACTTACTCCTAGCAGCGTGGATGGCGCCGGTCATGgctccactggtgtgtgtgtgtgcatgtgcgtgcgtgcgtgcgtgcgtgcgtgtgtctgtgtctgtgtgtgtgtctgtgcgcgtgcgtgtgcggcAGGAGACTTACTCCTAGCAGCGAGGATGGCGCCGGTCATGgctccactggtgtgtgtgtgtgtgtgcgcgtgtgtgtgtggatggcagGAGACTTACTCCTAGCAGCGAGGATGGCGCCGGTCATGgctccactggtgtgtgtgtgtgtgcaggagactCACTCCTAGCAGCGAGGATGGCGCCGGTCATGGCTCcactggtgtgcgtgtgtgtgtgtgcgcgtgcgtgtgcggcAGGAGACTTACTCCTAGCAGCGAGGATGGCGCCGGTCATGgctccactggtgtgtgtgtgtgtgtgtgcaggggactCACTCCTAGCAGCCAGGGATGGCCCGGTCATGgctccactggtgtgtgtgtgtgtgcaggggactCACTCCTAGCAGCGAGGATGGCGCCGGTCATGgctccactggtgtgtgtgtgtgtgtgtgcaggggactCACTCCTAGCAGCGAGGATGGCGCCGGTCATGgctccactggtgtgtgtgtgtgtgtgcaggggactCACTCCTAGCAGCGAGGACGGCGCCGGTCATGgctccactggtgtgtgtgtgtgtgtgtgcaggggactCACTCCTAGCAGCGAGGATGGCGCCGGTCATGGCTCcactggtgtgtgcgtgtgtgtgcaggggactCCACTCCTAGCAGCCGGGATGGCCGGGTCATGgctccactggtgtgtgtgtgtgtgtgtgcaggggactCACTCCTAGCGGCGAGGACGGCGCCGGTCATGGCTCCACTGGTGATGGAGTTCCACGGGTCTTCTTTGCCCCTCACCTGGACGAGGCCGCAGTCGATCGTGGAGAAGAggccgccccacacagcgaagctccctaccaacacacaccacaaaacacacaccatgaaaCACTTTATCATGGAGAAGCTCCCCACCactcctacaaacacacaccatgaaaCACTTTATCATGGAGAAGCTccctaccaacacacaccacaaaacacacaccatgaaaCACTTTATCATGGAGAAGCTccctaccaacacacaccacaaaacacacaccatgaaaCACTTTATCATGGAGAGCTCCTAACAcacacctaaaacacacaccatgGAAACACTTTATCATGGAGAAGCTCCCTACCAACACACCATGAAACACTTTATCAGCAGAAaccctaccaacacacaccacagaagCACCACCATGAAACCTCCTGTGGAGGCTCCTACCAGCAcaccaccaaaacacacaccatggaAACACTTTATCATGGAGgctcacaccagcacacacctAGAAACACACACCATGGAAACACTTTATCATGCGGGCTccctaccaacacacaccatgaaACACTTTATCATGGAGAAGctcctaccaacacacacaccatgaaacaCTTTATCATGGAGAAGCTccctaccaacacacaccatgaaACACTTTATCATGGAAGCtcctaccaacacacaccatgaaACACTTTATCATGGAGAAGCtcctaccaacacacaccatgaaACACTTTATCATGGAAGCtcctaccaacacacaccatgaaACACTTTATCATGGAAGCtcctaccaacacacaccatgaaACACTTTATCATGGAAGctcctaccaacacacacaccatgaaacaCTTTATCATGGAGAAGCTccctaccaacacacaccatgaaACACTTTATCATGGAGAAGCTCCTACCAAcacaccacaaaacacacaccatgaaaCACTTTATCATGGAAGCtcctaccaacacacaccatgaaACACTTTATCATGGAAGCtcctaccaacacacaccatgaaACACTTTATCATGGAGAAGCTccctaccaacacacaccatgaaACACTTTATCATGGAAGCtcctaccaacacacaccatgaaACACTTTATCATGGAGAAGCTccctaccaacacacacc encodes the following:
- the timm17a gene encoding mitochondrial import inner membrane translocase subunit Tim17-A isoform X1: MVSIHSYSPWRIVDDCGGAFTMGAIGGGIFQAVKGFRNSPSGMSHRLRGSVTAIKTRAPQLGGSFAVWGGLFSTIDCGLVQVRGKEDPWNSITSGAMTGAVLAARNGPVAMVGSAAMGGILLALIEGAGILLTRFASSQFPTGPQFAEEPAPMPAPSFGDYRQYQ
- the timm17a gene encoding mitochondrial import inner membrane translocase subunit Tim17-A isoform X2, which translates into the protein MEEYAREPCPWRIVDDCGGAFTMGAIGGGIFQAVKGFRNSPSGMSHRLRGSVTAIKTRAPQLGGSFAVWGGLFSTIDCGLVQVRGKEDPWNSITSGAMTGAVLAARNGPVAMVGSAAMGGILLALIEGAGILLTRFASSQFPTGPQFAEEPAPMPAPSFGDYRQYQ